A region from the Salidesulfovibrio onnuriiensis genome encodes:
- a CDS encoding DUF47 domain-containing protein — MGINILRSSIKIEKQIDDFLSLVSEAALTFREGLKAYLTHNRSNLDNKLAAITEKEHRGDTLCRNIEMQLYTKTIIPDSRGDVLELLENMDYLLGGFKGVLWRFDIETPEIPNEFHTDFIELSEAVVETAEAIVCSARSFFKDTSSISNHMHKVSYWETECDKIVTRLQRSIFNREDLRLSHKMQLCDLARSVDKIANKAEDVADKLAIYVIKRSL; from the coding sequence ATGGGAATCAACATCCTCAGATCGAGCATCAAAATAGAAAAACAGATCGACGACTTTCTTAGTCTGGTGAGTGAAGCTGCACTGACTTTCAGAGAAGGGCTCAAGGCTTATTTGACCCACAACAGAAGCAATTTGGATAACAAACTTGCTGCGATCACGGAAAAGGAACACAGGGGGGATACGCTGTGTCGCAACATCGAAATGCAGCTTTATACGAAAACCATCATTCCCGACTCCCGAGGAGATGTCCTCGAACTACTTGAAAACATGGACTACCTCCTGGGAGGATTCAAAGGTGTCCTCTGGCGGTTTGATATCGAGACTCCAGAAATTCCAAATGAATTCCATACTGATTTCATAGAACTCTCGGAAGCGGTGGTGGAGACAGCAGAAGCCATCGTCTGTTCAGCCCGATCCTTTTTCAAAGACACTTCATCTATAAGCAACCACATGCATAAAGTTTCCTACTGGGAAACCGAATGCGACAAGATCGTCACGAGGCTGCAGAGATCCATATTCAATCGGGAGGATCTGCGACTCAGCCACAAGATGCAACTCTGTGATCTGGCCCGTAGCGTGGACAAGATTGCAAACAAGGCGGAAGACGTTGCGGACAAGTTGGCCATCTACGTCATAAAACGTTCGCTATAA
- a CDS encoding SLC13 family permease → MNTPIDKNPALKCDSFDPLDMRNYSLEKLPTLPAGPIMEMIKRFGVPLAVLFFCIFHFQLVEVGSFASQTKVPAEHCYTMLGIFGASLILWISEAIPNYLTSLLLIIAVVLTGILNEKTAYAYFGHPVMILNVASFILASMLVATGLAKRIALKFIMRAGHHATPIFWTFLILNLVLGAFINATAAKAALLLPIFMVISAIYGATGGDCRNNFGRNLVLQNLLGINVSCSAYVTGSAANLVAASMLAGAGAQIFYMDWFMALAPLAFIVLALGWILGVKLIFPIKGRENEPSIEGGLDRLRKELEKMGPITLNEIKAATIFLLVLGFWATDKLHGMSATAIALAGAALCLMPSFSKLPKIGVINWNNTDIPWHLLLFSFGAYVLGGGIKKTNIVGIGINNLFDAIGLNGDPNKLLIFLVIAVLFNYSSILNQSKTARTIIFFPIIIGIAENFGWNVLGFGLPMAFLINQVYVLYFNSKPATICYLANHYSSFESFKYGIVMQTVVLLCLIPWVQYVMPLMGFDSKLW, encoded by the coding sequence ATGAATACCCCGATAGATAAAAATCCGGCCCTTAAATGCGATTCCTTTGATCCGCTCGACATGCGGAACTATTCTCTGGAAAAACTGCCCACATTACCGGCAGGTCCGATCATGGAAATGATCAAGAGATTCGGCGTGCCCCTTGCCGTGCTCTTTTTTTGCATCTTCCACTTCCAACTTGTCGAAGTCGGTTCCTTTGCGTCACAAACCAAGGTGCCTGCAGAGCACTGCTACACGATGCTCGGAATCTTCGGGGCCTCTCTCATCCTTTGGATTTCCGAGGCCATCCCCAACTACCTCACCTCGCTTTTGCTCATCATTGCCGTTGTCCTAACAGGCATATTGAACGAAAAAACAGCCTACGCCTACTTCGGGCACCCGGTAATGATCCTCAACGTGGCCAGCTTCATTCTGGCCAGCATGCTCGTTGCCACGGGGCTGGCAAAACGCATCGCACTGAAATTCATCATGAGGGCAGGGCACCATGCAACACCAATCTTCTGGACATTCCTGATCCTAAACCTGGTACTCGGGGCATTTATTAACGCCACAGCAGCAAAAGCTGCACTCCTGCTGCCCATTTTCATGGTCATCAGCGCCATTTACGGGGCTACAGGCGGCGACTGCCGAAACAACTTTGGCCGCAACCTAGTTCTGCAGAACCTCCTCGGCATCAACGTATCGTGCAGCGCATACGTAACAGGATCCGCGGCAAACCTCGTTGCTGCTAGCATGCTGGCTGGCGCAGGCGCACAAATCTTCTACATGGACTGGTTCATGGCCTTGGCTCCTCTGGCCTTTATCGTCCTGGCTCTTGGCTGGATACTCGGCGTCAAGCTGATATTCCCGATCAAGGGCAGGGAAAACGAACCGTCCATCGAAGGCGGCCTGGACAGGCTGCGCAAAGAGCTTGAAAAAATGGGGCCCATTACCCTCAATGAAATCAAGGCCGCTACAATCTTCCTGCTGGTTCTCGGTTTCTGGGCCACAGACAAGCTACATGGCATGAGCGCCACGGCCATCGCCCTGGCCGGTGCGGCGCTCTGCCTCATGCCCTCCTTTTCCAAGCTCCCCAAAATCGGTGTCATCAACTGGAACAATACCGATATTCCTTGGCACTTGCTGCTCTTCAGCTTCGGCGCATATGTGCTCGGCGGTGGCATTAAGAAAACCAACATCGTCGGTATCGGCATCAACAATCTATTTGATGCCATAGGCCTCAACGGTGACCCCAACAAGCTGCTCATATTCCTTGTGATCGCCGTACTCTTCAACTATTCGTCAATCCTGAACCAGAGCAAAACGGCGCGCACCATTATCTTCTTCCCTATCATCATCGGCATCGCGGAAAACTTTGGGTGGAACGTCCTTGGGTTTGGCCTGCCAATGGCTTTCCTCATCAACCAAGTGTACGTCCTGTACTTTAACAGCAAACCGGCGACTATTTGCTACCTTGCAAATCATTACTCCAGCTTCGAGTCATTCAAGTATGGCATAGTTATGCAGACCGTCGTGCTATTGTGCCTGATTCCATGGGTCCAATATGTCATGCCGCTTATGGGATTCGACAGTAAGCTCTGGTAA
- a CDS encoding linear amide C-N hydrolase, with translation MLHHRRWILTPLILCLLGLLGPAPASACTGLKLAGADGTVVFGRTQEWGKFDLKPRIATYPRNTPFQSTVPGGGKGIAWKSKYGFAGVLLLNRVINTGMNEAGLAGGMFFHQGFAEYAGYDPAKAAISMAPSELLAYILSRFATVDEVRKGVGKIRVVPVIDPALGVPFPLHAMITEPGGRAIVIEFKEGKATFFENPVGVIANNPTFDWHLTNLRNFGYLSNTPFAKTKWGDMEITPLAGGSGMLGLPGDFTSPSRFVRAAAFVQTARATKGGEDTVQEAFRILDSFDLPATQSEGATGTTNTDQPAGTQYTVLNDTKNKIIYYHTMFNRRVRMVDLGKIDFANDPPRTMPLDQVRKQDIEEVTDRLR, from the coding sequence ATGCTTCATCACCGCCGCTGGATCTTGACCCCGCTCATCCTCTGCCTGCTCGGCCTGCTCGGCCCGGCCCCCGCGTCGGCGTGCACGGGCCTGAAGCTTGCGGGCGCTGACGGAACCGTGGTCTTCGGACGCACACAGGAATGGGGCAAGTTCGACCTCAAGCCACGAATTGCGACTTACCCCCGCAATACCCCGTTTCAATCCACCGTTCCGGGTGGAGGCAAAGGCATCGCCTGGAAATCGAAATACGGATTCGCGGGCGTATTGCTCCTCAACAGGGTCATCAACACCGGAATGAACGAGGCCGGACTGGCCGGAGGCATGTTTTTTCACCAAGGGTTCGCCGAATACGCTGGGTATGATCCGGCCAAGGCAGCCATTTCCATGGCTCCCAGTGAGCTGCTCGCTTATATCCTGTCCCGGTTCGCCACCGTGGACGAAGTCAGGAAGGGCGTCGGCAAGATTCGCGTGGTCCCGGTGATCGACCCCGCCCTTGGCGTTCCCTTCCCCCTGCACGCAATGATCACCGAACCGGGAGGCCGGGCCATTGTCATCGAATTCAAGGAAGGCAAGGCCACTTTCTTCGAAAACCCCGTGGGCGTTATCGCCAACAACCCCACATTCGACTGGCACCTGACCAACCTGCGTAACTTCGGTTATCTTTCCAATACGCCCTTTGCCAAAACGAAATGGGGCGACATGGAAATCACGCCTCTGGCGGGCGGTTCCGGCATGCTCGGCCTGCCTGGCGACTTCACCTCGCCCTCGCGCTTTGTCCGCGCCGCAGCCTTTGTGCAGACAGCGCGCGCCACAAAAGGCGGCGAGGACACGGTCCAGGAGGCCTTCCGCATTCTAGACAGCTTCGACCTCCCGGCCACCCAGTCCGAAGGGGCCACCGGAACCACGAACACAGATCAACCGGCAGGCACGCAATACACGGTGCTCAACGACACAAAAAACAAGATCATCTACTACCACACCATGTTCAACCGCCGCGTACGCATGGTGGACCTCGGAAAGATCGACTTCGCCAATGATCCACCGCGCACCATGCCGCTGGACCAGGTACGCAAACAGGATATCGAAGAGGTCACGGACAGACTGCGCTAA
- a CDS encoding inorganic phosphate transporter has translation MSIFFSSGLFLGWALGANNMSNVFGTAVGTRMIRFHTAAIWCSVFVILGSVISGAGATHTLGKLGSINALAGAFMVALSSAVNMFLMTKASYPVSTSQTIVGSIVGWNLFSGSLIDYTALTKILSTWVFCPILSAVFSMFLYILCRSCIQWRKPHMLTQDYLTRIGLLLAGIFGAYALGANNISTVMGVFVPISNFSDIHFFNLFTLSAAQQLFFLGGLAIAVGVFTYSKKVIMTVGGGGIMKLSPVAAFIVVVSHSLVLTIFSSQGLSNSFVSMGLPAIPLVPVSSSQAIVGAVIGIGLLKGGRSIRWRTVGAICSSWAITPVIAAVVCFFSLFFLQNVFMQQTYTPVQYALTPTAMEQLAEKMDTAPLKDLEGRTYPNAQKFKNALEDCIQLDDDALDTIMNTTRLEELTVTIQLIKLTSGSPSFSPSETTLLKTLSGQVFKHRWQLAHAFHKNDQDPIIDKLYQLSRQG, from the coding sequence ATGTCTATTTTCTTTTCAAGCGGTCTTTTTCTGGGCTGGGCTCTCGGTGCCAACAATATGTCCAACGTATTCGGAACGGCAGTAGGCACCCGCATGATCCGATTCCACACCGCCGCAATATGGTGCAGTGTGTTCGTTATCCTCGGCTCTGTAATCAGCGGAGCAGGTGCGACCCATACCCTTGGTAAACTAGGCTCCATAAACGCCTTGGCAGGAGCCTTCATGGTCGCCCTGTCTTCGGCCGTAAACATGTTTCTTATGACCAAGGCCAGTTATCCGGTTTCTACCTCACAAACCATTGTCGGCTCCATTGTGGGTTGGAACCTGTTTTCCGGGTCGCTAATCGACTATACGGCGCTCACAAAAATCCTATCCACCTGGGTGTTCTGTCCTATCCTGTCGGCAGTATTTTCCATGTTCCTGTACATACTCTGCCGCTCATGCATCCAGTGGAGAAAGCCGCACATGCTCACACAGGACTACCTGACGCGCATAGGCCTGCTGCTAGCCGGAATCTTTGGCGCGTATGCTCTCGGGGCAAACAATATATCCACAGTCATGGGAGTGTTCGTACCTATCTCCAACTTCTCCGATATCCACTTCTTCAACCTGTTCACACTCTCGGCGGCGCAGCAGCTCTTTTTTCTAGGAGGTTTGGCTATCGCCGTGGGCGTGTTCACCTATTCGAAGAAGGTCATCATGACCGTGGGCGGAGGCGGTATCATGAAACTTTCCCCAGTCGCCGCCTTCATCGTTGTTGTTTCCCACTCGCTGGTCCTAACCATTTTCTCTTCCCAAGGGTTAAGCAACTCGTTCGTGTCCATGGGGTTGCCAGCCATTCCTCTGGTGCCGGTTTCAAGCTCTCAAGCAATCGTAGGCGCAGTCATCGGCATCGGCCTCCTCAAAGGCGGACGCTCCATCCGCTGGCGCACCGTCGGCGCCATCTGCAGCAGTTGGGCGATCACTCCAGTCATTGCAGCCGTGGTATGCTTCTTCTCGCTTTTCTTCCTTCAAAACGTCTTCATGCAGCAAACCTACACACCAGTACAGTATGCGCTGACACCCACTGCAATGGAACAACTCGCCGAAAAAATGGACACAGCACCGCTGAAGGACCTCGAGGGCAGAACATATCCAAATGCGCAAAAATTCAAAAACGCTTTGGAGGATTGTATACAACTTGACGATGACGCCCTAGACACCATCATGAACACCACACGGCTGGAAGAACTAACCGTGACCATCCAACTCATCAAGCTTACCAGCGGCAGCCCTTCATTTAGTCCCAGCGAAACAACACTTCTAAAGACACTCTCGGGGCAGGTTTTCAAACACCGCTGGCAACTGGCGCATGCGTTTCACAAAAACGACCAAGACCCAATAATCGACAAACTCTACCAACTCTCCAGACAGGGTTAG
- a CDS encoding EFR1 family ferrodoxin (N-terminal region resembles flavodoxins. C-terminal ferrodoxin region binds two 4Fe-4S clusters.) gives MQIESLKLVCFSPTGTTKAVVQGIADGFGSSSVELVDITGTEARKQPLRTSESDLLVVGIPVYMGRLPELATQWLNTIQARNTPAVCVVVYGNRAYENSLLELKDVLKNCGCVPVAGAAYIGEHSFSDAGMPTAQGRPDADDLGHAQSFGRKVRDKMMSLAELSEAAEAEVPGSFPYEGRTQIWDVDFIAVSDACVQCGLCAEVCPVDAVDPQDSAVIDIEKCITCCACIKNCPQSARTMKDGPVRDAQKRLHDNCREPRQPENYL, from the coding sequence ATGCAGATTGAATCCTTGAAACTGGTTTGTTTTTCTCCCACCGGGACAACCAAGGCGGTTGTCCAGGGCATTGCGGACGGCTTTGGTTCGAGTTCCGTTGAGCTTGTCGATATCACCGGCACGGAGGCGCGGAAGCAGCCGTTGCGGACATCGGAAAGTGATTTGCTCGTTGTCGGAATTCCCGTCTATATGGGCAGGCTTCCGGAATTGGCGACGCAGTGGCTCAATACGATCCAGGCCCGGAATACCCCGGCGGTTTGTGTCGTGGTCTACGGCAACCGTGCCTATGAGAATTCCCTGCTCGAACTGAAGGACGTCTTGAAGAACTGCGGCTGCGTGCCCGTTGCCGGGGCGGCGTATATCGGGGAACATTCGTTTTCCGATGCCGGAATGCCCACTGCGCAGGGACGCCCCGATGCCGATGATCTGGGACATGCCCAGTCGTTCGGCCGCAAGGTGCGGGATAAGATGATGTCCCTTGCCGAGCTGTCCGAAGCGGCGGAAGCCGAGGTGCCGGGCTCGTTTCCCTATGAAGGGCGCACCCAGATATGGGATGTGGATTTCATTGCCGTAAGCGATGCGTGCGTGCAGTGCGGCCTTTGCGCCGAGGTCTGCCCCGTGGACGCGGTGGATCCGCAGGACAGCGCGGTCATTGATATCGAGAAATGTATCACGTGCTGCGCCTGCATCAAAAACTGTCCCCAGAGTGCCCGGACCATGAAGGACGGGCCGGTGCGGGACGCCCAGAAGAGGCTTCACGACAATTGCCGGGAGCCCCGGCAGCCGGAAAACTATCTGTAA
- a CDS encoding methyl-accepting chemotaxis protein — MLRRFTIGQRIIFIVILMTVFIAGVTLAFLQNSMTLEKTAVSEVQGKMLDGHKARLKLAVDSMAISLGKALEGFERAEQDAILRKAITPIIFEEDKSGYYFVFRGTITVAHPKASLIDKDLKDLKDANGIKMIAELDKAAKAGGGFVEYIWPKGDSGDQPKLSYAQMIPGTDVSIGTGVYIDNVQAEAAKVSSSFHKLIVQNLVLIVGSLAALFVLGLVPACWLIIRSITTPIKTATDAAGRIAKGDLEVELDAQGSDEAAHLENALNSMAQTLKQNIKEITAKTAEAEEKALAAEHAMHEAEEAKALAETAKCDGMMHAAQRLEGIIAELLEAAQDIESQSAEIRHGTEIQRERVHSTATAMEEMNATVLEVARNSSHAAEVGQLAKESASEGAQVVSETVAAMDKTQRQAEQLRENMVQLGEQANAIGNIMGVITDIADQTNLLALNAAIEAARAGEAGRGFAVVADEVRKLAEKTMVATKEVGDSITAIQSVASDNIASMQQAVGGLEHSTELTNKSGEVLQRIVEASEQSADQIQSIATAAEQQSSASEEINIAIDEINRIASDTAQSVEQSTASLERLAEQARLLEEVIEALKEEGQL; from the coding sequence ATGCTTAGAAGGTTCACCATCGGGCAGCGGATCATTTTCATCGTCATCCTCATGACCGTGTTCATCGCGGGCGTGACACTGGCCTTCCTGCAGAATTCCATGACGCTGGAAAAGACGGCGGTTTCGGAAGTGCAGGGGAAAATGCTGGACGGGCACAAGGCCCGCCTCAAACTGGCGGTCGACTCCATGGCGATCTCTCTAGGCAAGGCCCTTGAGGGATTCGAACGCGCCGAGCAGGATGCGATCCTGCGAAAGGCCATCACGCCCATCATTTTCGAGGAAGACAAGTCCGGCTATTACTTCGTGTTTCGCGGGACCATCACCGTGGCCCACCCCAAGGCGTCGCTCATCGACAAGGATCTCAAGGATCTCAAGGACGCCAACGGGATAAAGATGATAGCCGAGCTGGACAAGGCGGCCAAGGCGGGCGGCGGTTTTGTCGAGTATATCTGGCCCAAGGGCGACTCCGGCGACCAGCCCAAGCTGAGCTACGCACAGATGATCCCCGGGACCGACGTTTCCATCGGCACAGGTGTCTACATCGACAACGTCCAGGCCGAAGCCGCCAAGGTCTCCTCCTCGTTCCATAAGCTCATCGTTCAAAACCTGGTACTCATTGTCGGCAGCCTGGCGGCGCTTTTCGTGCTGGGGCTGGTGCCCGCCTGCTGGCTCATCATCCGCAGCATCACCACGCCCATCAAGACAGCCACCGATGCGGCCGGGCGGATCGCCAAGGGTGACCTGGAAGTGGAACTAGACGCCCAGGGAAGCGACGAGGCCGCACACCTGGAAAACGCCCTCAACTCCATGGCCCAGACCCTGAAGCAGAATATCAAGGAAATCACGGCCAAGACCGCCGAAGCCGAGGAAAAGGCGCTGGCTGCGGAACACGCCATGCACGAGGCTGAAGAGGCCAAGGCACTGGCCGAGACCGCCAAGTGCGACGGCATGATGCACGCGGCGCAACGCCTGGAGGGAATCATCGCCGAGCTGCTCGAAGCGGCCCAGGATATTGAAAGCCAATCCGCGGAGATCCGCCACGGCACCGAAATCCAGCGCGAGCGGGTGCACTCCACGGCCACGGCCATGGAAGAAATGAACGCAACCGTCCTGGAAGTGGCCCGCAACTCCAGCCACGCCGCCGAAGTCGGCCAGCTGGCCAAGGAAAGCGCCAGCGAAGGAGCCCAGGTTGTCAGCGAGACCGTGGCTGCCATGGACAAGACCCAGCGCCAGGCCGAACAGCTGCGCGAAAACATGGTCCAACTCGGCGAACAGGCCAACGCCATCGGCAACATCATGGGCGTGATCACCGACATTGCGGACCAGACCAACCTGCTGGCGCTCAATGCGGCCATCGAGGCGGCCCGCGCGGGCGAGGCCGGACGCGGATTCGCCGTCGTGGCGGACGAAGTCCGCAAGCTCGCGGAAAAAACCATGGTGGCAACCAAGGAAGTGGGCGACTCCATCACCGCCATCCAGTCCGTTGCCTCGGACAATATCGCCTCCATGCAGCAGGCCGTGGGGGGACTGGAACACTCCACGGAACTGACCAACAAGTCCGGCGAAGTCCTCCAACGCATCGTGGAGGCATCGGAACAGTCCGCAGACCAGATCCAGAGCATTGCCACCGCCGCCGAACAGCAGTCCTCGGCCTCGGAGGAAATCAACATAGCCATAGACGAAATCAACCGCATTGCCTCGGACACCGCGCAAAGCGTGGAGCAGTCCACAGCCAGCCTTGAACGCCTGGCGGAACAGGCCCGTCTCCTGGAAGAGGTCATCGAAGCGCTCAAGGAAGAAGGACAGTTATAA
- a CDS encoding TetR/AcrR family transcriptional regulator, producing MTKAGRPRSEQAREAILNATQALLKESQGAGLTIEAIARRAKVGKPTIYRWWPTLADVVLEALLCQADANITIPPFESLQKTLRHILRLSVKAIADGAGVHLRFLMAQAQQDEAFRERFRKNFTAKRRAVLKSIFMKAVEHGNIGPDQDLDMLTDVVFGVMWYRLLTGHAPMDETFADKVTGMVMKMVQPLRA from the coding sequence ATGACCAAAGCCGGACGCCCCAGAAGCGAACAGGCGCGGGAGGCCATACTGAACGCGACCCAGGCCCTGCTCAAAGAAAGCCAGGGAGCCGGACTGACTATCGAGGCCATTGCAAGGCGCGCCAAGGTCGGCAAGCCGACCATCTACCGCTGGTGGCCCACCTTGGCGGATGTCGTGCTGGAGGCGCTGCTTTGCCAGGCCGACGCGAACATCACGATTCCCCCCTTCGAATCCCTGCAAAAGACATTGCGCCACATCCTCAGGCTGTCCGTGAAAGCCATTGCCGACGGCGCGGGCGTCCATCTCCGCTTCCTGATGGCCCAGGCCCAACAGGACGAGGCCTTTCGCGAACGGTTCCGGAAAAATTTCACGGCAAAGCGGCGCGCCGTCCTGAAATCCATATTCATGAAAGCCGTTGAGCACGGAAATATCGGCCCGGATCAGGACCTGGACATGCTGACGGACGTCGTCTTCGGCGTCATGTGGTACCGCCTGCTCACAGGGCACGCCCCCATGGACGAAACCTTTGCGGATAAGGTGACCGGAATGGTCATGAAAATGGTGCAGCCTCTTCGCGCGTAG